A genome region from Nitrospira sp. includes the following:
- a CDS encoding pitrilysin family protein, translated as MYRKIVLDNRLRIVAELLPTLKSVTIGIWVNVGSRDEQPGEEGLSHFLEHMFFKGTRNRTATQISREIDALGGEMNAFTTRETTTFYVKVLDQQLEAALELLSDLFYRSRFDSREVEKEKQVVLEEIRMVRDDPEDLVQELHMKHTLGTHPLGRPILGQAPRIQALGRNDLLSYVGSHYDPERTVVAVAGNFTWRRLEQLLARYFSSSHKGVAAQPSRRPPEVRGGVLVKRKALEQVHLCLGLQGLSAGHKDRYAAHALNGVLGGSVSSRLFQEVREKRGLVYSIYSFLSTYSDGGMTTVYAGTRPKEVERVVEVVCRELKKLRVHGIDAKDLARVKNQMKGSLMLSLESSHSRMSKLAKDELTQGSHVSLEQMIAEIDRVTTDQVYRVAQTLLDQRCLSITALGPIATKSLQSFAS; from the coding sequence GTGTATCGTAAGATCGTGCTCGACAACCGGTTGCGCATTGTGGCCGAACTCCTTCCGACGTTGAAGTCCGTCACGATCGGTATATGGGTGAACGTCGGATCGCGCGATGAGCAGCCGGGGGAAGAGGGCTTGTCTCACTTCCTGGAGCATATGTTTTTCAAGGGAACGCGTAACCGCACGGCGACGCAGATTTCCCGTGAGATCGATGCGCTGGGAGGTGAGATGAATGCGTTCACCACCCGAGAAACGACGACGTTTTATGTGAAGGTGCTCGATCAGCAATTGGAGGCGGCGTTGGAGCTGCTTTCGGATCTGTTCTATCGTTCCCGGTTCGACTCCAGGGAAGTCGAAAAAGAAAAGCAGGTGGTGCTCGAAGAGATTCGGATGGTGCGGGATGATCCGGAGGATCTCGTCCAGGAGCTCCACATGAAGCACACGCTTGGTACCCATCCGTTGGGCCGGCCGATCCTGGGGCAGGCTCCGAGAATCCAGGCCCTGGGGCGAAACGATCTGCTGTCCTATGTTGGTTCGCACTACGATCCTGAGCGTACCGTCGTCGCCGTGGCGGGTAATTTTACCTGGAGGCGGTTGGAGCAGTTATTGGCGCGGTATTTTTCCAGCTCGCACAAGGGGGTGGCTGCTCAACCGAGCCGTCGTCCGCCTGAGGTGCGAGGTGGCGTGTTGGTTAAGCGCAAAGCTCTTGAACAGGTGCATTTGTGTCTGGGCCTACAGGGTTTAAGTGCCGGACACAAAGATCGGTATGCGGCCCATGCATTGAACGGAGTGCTGGGTGGTAGCGTCAGTTCGCGCTTATTTCAGGAAGTGCGTGAAAAACGCGGACTCGTCTACTCGATCTACTCCTTCTTGTCCACGTATTCTGACGGCGGTATGACCACTGTTTATGCGGGGACGCGCCCGAAAGAGGTCGAGCGAGTCGTGGAGGTCGTCTGCCGGGAACTCAAGAAGCTTCGTGTGCATGGAATCGATGCAAAAGATCTGGCGCGGGTGAAAAACCAGATGAAGGGTAGTCTGATGCTCAGTCTGGAGAGTTCACACAGCCGTATGAGCAAGTTGGCCAAGGATGAGCTGACGCAAGGTAGTCATGTCTCCCTCGAGCAGATGATCGCGGAAATCGATCGTGTGACGACCGATCAGGTCTATCGTGTGGCGCAAACATTGTTGGATCAGCGCTGTCTCTCGATTACGGCGCTCGGGCCGATTGCGACCAAGAGCCTGCAGTCCTTTGCGTCATAA